The Amycolatopsis umgeniensis DNA segment TGGGTGTTTCCTCCGGTCTCACGCTCGTGCCGGTCATCGAGAGCGGCACGCTCGCCGTCGCTGAAGGCATCGAGGTCGGCCAGCAGCGCCTCGTGCCCGTCCGCCGCGTCGGCGGGCGGGGTGGTCTGCGGGGCCGGTTCGTCGGGCAAAGTCCTGATACTGCGGGAAACCCGGCGTGGCAGGCCGCTCGCGGTGGTGCCGCCGTCGGCGGGCGGCGGAACGGCCGTGCGCGGACGCGGGCTGGGCTTCCGTTCCGGTTCCGGCGCCGTCGGCGGGGCCGGGCGCCGCCTCGGCAACGTGGACGTCGTCGCGGCGGGGCCGCCGAAGGCCGTTCCGTTGGTGACCCTCGTCTGCGGGAGCACCACGGTCTGCGAACCGGACCATTGCTTCTCGGCCAGTTCCGAGACCACCGGGACGGGCAGCAGCACGGTGGCGACCGTGCCGTGCGGAGTCCGGCGATCGAGTTTGACGGTGATCTCGTGCCGATCGGCGAGCCTGCCGACGACAGCGAGTCCCATGTGCCGCACCGAATCGTCGTCGAGAACCGGACCGGCGGCCAGGCGCTCGTTCAGCACCGCGAGGCGTTCCGGCGGCATGCCGATGCCCTCGTCCTCGATGCGGATCAGCACGCTCCCCTGTTCGGTGAGGTGCGCGCTGACGCTGAC contains these protein-coding regions:
- a CDS encoding sensor histidine kinase codes for the protein MVTRARGLLDRSRVLLDRSRVAAAQFLAAPPRHAPAGAPAEPAVEQRPAVEAPDAGALAGVCSNVALRDLNLLDQLLAQLETMEAGEENSDRLAELYRLDHLATRLRRNAENLRVLAGRDADDTAAGISSVLDVMRAAMSSIDHYSRITIGRVVSLGVVGFAAEDVSRILAELFDNAANQSSPSSPVSVSAHLTEQGSVLIRIEDEGIGMPPERLAVLNERLAAGPVLDDDSVRHMGLAVVGRLADRHEITVKLDRRTPHGTVATVLLPVPVVSELAEKQWSGSQTVVLPQTRVTNGTAFGGPAATTSTLPRRRPAPPTAPEPERKPSPRPRTAVPPPADGGTTASGLPRRVSRSIRTLPDEPAPQTTPPADAADGHEALLADLDAFSDGERAALDDRHERETGGNTQ